A genomic segment from Dietzia psychralcaliphila encodes:
- the gndA gene encoding NADP-dependent phosphogluconate dehydrogenase: MSTEREDAQPTSGTDGTADIGVTGLAVMGSNIARNFARHGYTVAVHNRSAGKTDALLNEHGGDGEFVRTETIEEFAAALRSPRRALVMVQAGAPTDAVIEALADAFDEGDIIIDGGNSLYTDTIRREKAMADRGIRFIGAGISGGEEGALEGPSIMPGGPASSYEVVGPMLEDISAKVDGTACCTHVGEDGSGHFVKMVHNGIEYSDMQLIGEAYHLLRGVAGIEPAAMAEVFREWNTGELDSYLIEITAEVLAQEDSETGYPLVDVIVDRAGQKGTGRWTVKSALDLGVPVTGIAEAVFARALSSSVPQREAGRALPSGAVSTPTGTGPEFVEDVRRALYASKVIAYAQGFDQITAATAEHGWEVSRGDLATIWRGGCIIRATFLDRIREAYAEDGDLPTLLAAPYFAEALADCVDSWRRVVITAVSAGIPAPGFAAALAYYDGLRTERLPAALIQGQRDFFGAHTYLRTDREGSFHTQWSGDRTEVQV, from the coding sequence ATGAGTACTGAGCGCGAGGACGCGCAGCCGACCTCAGGCACCGACGGAACCGCTGATATCGGAGTCACCGGACTCGCCGTGATGGGCTCGAACATCGCCCGGAATTTCGCCCGCCACGGATACACGGTCGCCGTGCACAACCGCTCCGCCGGCAAGACCGACGCCCTGCTGAACGAGCACGGTGGGGACGGGGAGTTCGTCCGTACTGAGACGATCGAGGAATTCGCCGCAGCGCTACGGTCACCGCGCCGCGCACTGGTCATGGTCCAGGCCGGAGCACCCACCGATGCGGTGATCGAGGCCCTTGCTGATGCCTTCGACGAGGGCGACATCATCATCGATGGTGGCAATTCCCTCTACACCGACACCATCCGCCGGGAGAAGGCGATGGCCGACCGCGGGATCCGATTCATCGGCGCCGGCATCTCCGGCGGCGAGGAGGGCGCCCTCGAGGGCCCGTCCATCATGCCGGGTGGCCCGGCCTCCAGCTACGAGGTCGTCGGGCCGATGCTTGAGGACATCTCCGCCAAGGTCGACGGGACCGCGTGCTGCACCCACGTCGGCGAGGACGGCTCCGGCCACTTCGTCAAGATGGTGCACAACGGGATCGAGTACTCGGACATGCAGCTCATCGGCGAGGCCTACCACCTGCTCCGCGGTGTGGCCGGGATCGAGCCGGCGGCCATGGCCGAGGTCTTCCGTGAATGGAACACCGGCGAACTCGACTCCTACCTCATCGAGATTACGGCAGAGGTACTCGCCCAGGAGGACTCCGAGACCGGGTATCCCCTGGTCGACGTGATCGTGGACCGTGCGGGCCAGAAGGGAACCGGTCGCTGGACGGTCAAGTCCGCGTTGGATCTCGGGGTTCCCGTGACCGGCATCGCGGAGGCCGTGTTCGCGCGTGCCCTCTCGAGCTCGGTACCCCAACGCGAGGCCGGCAGGGCACTGCCCTCCGGCGCGGTGTCGACCCCGACCGGAACAGGCCCGGAATTCGTCGAGGATGTGCGCCGGGCGCTCTACGCGTCGAAGGTCATCGCCTACGCCCAGGGCTTCGACCAGATCACCGCTGCCACGGCCGAGCACGGCTGGGAGGTGTCGCGAGGCGACCTGGCCACGATCTGGCGTGGGGGGTGCATCATCCGCGCCACCTTCCTCGACCGCATCCGCGAGGCCTACGCGGAAGACGGCGATCTACCCACGCTTCTGGCCGCCCCGTACTTCGCCGAGGCCCTCGCGGATTGTGTCGACAGCTGGCGACGCGTGGTCATCACCGCGGTCTCCGCGGGAATCCCGGCGCCCGGATTCGCCGCGGCCCTGGCCTACTACGACGGACTCCGGACCGAGCGCCTACCCGCCGCGCTCATCCAGGGCCAGCGTGACTTCTTCGGCGCCCACACCTAC
- a CDS encoding PaaI family thioesterase codes for MSDAVENEFIQLIRGQSGAGFGGGIGMNYLEVTPDRVVVSVEVGPHLHQPYGIVHGGVYCAIAEEVASVAGAVWLGGEGKVVGVNNSTDFLRAVTEGTLTATGTPVHRGRSQQLWRVEITGDDGRAAAVGQVRLANLQ; via the coding sequence ATGTCCGACGCGGTCGAGAACGAGTTCATCCAGCTGATCCGAGGTCAGTCCGGTGCCGGTTTCGGCGGCGGAATCGGCATGAACTATCTGGAGGTCACTCCCGACAGGGTGGTGGTCTCGGTGGAAGTCGGCCCGCATCTGCACCAGCCCTACGGGATAGTCCACGGCGGCGTCTACTGTGCCATCGCCGAGGAGGTCGCGAGTGTGGCGGGCGCGGTGTGGCTCGGGGGCGAGGGGAAGGTGGTCGGGGTCAACAACTCGACTGACTTCCTGCGTGCCGTCACCGAGGGCACGCTCACGGCCACCGGCACCCCCGTGCACCGGGGCCGCAGTCAGCAACTCTGGCGTGTCGAGATCACCGGTGACGACGGCCGGGCCGCTGCCGTCGGTCAGGTCCGACTCGCGAATCTCCAGTAG
- a CDS encoding NAD(P)/FAD-dependent oxidoreductase, with the protein MTEPAHDQATATAPAGRRHRVVIIGSGFGGLFAAQQLEKADVDVTLVAKTGHHLFQPLLYQVATGILSVGEIAPPTRLILRDQKNATCILGDVNKIDVAAKTVSASAGHIPFDIEYDSLIVAAGANQSYFGNDHFERWAPGMKTVDDALELRSRILGCFEQAEVTEDEEERRRLLTFIIVGAGPTGVEMAGQVAELAQHTLKDTFRRIDPATARVILLDAAPAVLPPFGNKLGNAARARLEKMGVEIQLNAMVTDVDYHGIEVKDPDGSVRRIDATCKIWSAGVKASTLGKMLADQTDAEVDRAGRVLVQKDLSLPGHPEIFVVGDMMSLDGLPGVAQVAIQGGKYAAKQIMAEVEKGRSSAERPPFKYFDKGSMATVSRYSAVVKVGKLEISGFIAWVMWLVVHLAYLIGFKNRLTTMFSWGMHMGGDHRSQLTSTQQWVYGRQAIERVAAQDKALSAEEARDRAVETTSISD; encoded by the coding sequence ATGACCGAGCCCGCACACGACCAGGCCACCGCCACTGCACCGGCCGGCCGCCGGCACCGCGTCGTCATCATCGGGTCCGGCTTCGGCGGGCTCTTCGCCGCACAGCAACTGGAGAAGGCGGACGTGGACGTGACCCTGGTCGCCAAGACCGGGCACCATCTGTTCCAACCGCTCCTCTACCAGGTCGCGACCGGAATCCTCTCCGTCGGCGAGATCGCTCCGCCCACCCGGCTGATCCTCCGCGATCAGAAGAACGCCACCTGCATCCTCGGTGACGTCAACAAGATCGACGTGGCGGCCAAGACCGTGTCCGCCTCCGCCGGCCACATCCCGTTCGACATCGAGTACGACAGCCTGATCGTCGCCGCCGGCGCCAACCAGTCGTACTTCGGCAACGACCACTTCGAGCGCTGGGCCCCGGGGATGAAGACGGTGGACGACGCTCTCGAGCTGCGCAGCCGCATCCTCGGCTGCTTCGAACAGGCCGAGGTCACCGAGGACGAAGAAGAACGCCGCCGACTGTTGACGTTCATCATCGTGGGCGCCGGCCCGACCGGTGTGGAGATGGCCGGGCAGGTGGCAGAGCTGGCGCAGCACACTCTCAAGGACACCTTCCGCCGGATCGATCCCGCCACCGCTCGCGTGATTCTCCTCGATGCCGCCCCCGCGGTCCTCCCGCCGTTCGGCAACAAGCTCGGCAACGCGGCTCGGGCGAGGCTCGAGAAGATGGGCGTCGAGATCCAGCTCAATGCCATGGTCACCGACGTCGACTACCACGGCATCGAGGTCAAGGACCCGGACGGTTCGGTCCGCCGGATCGATGCCACCTGCAAGATCTGGTCCGCCGGCGTCAAGGCCAGCACCCTCGGCAAAATGCTCGCCGACCAGACCGACGCCGAGGTGGACCGGGCCGGACGCGTCCTGGTGCAGAAGGACCTCTCGCTGCCCGGACATCCCGAGATCTTCGTCGTCGGTGACATGATGAGCCTCGACGGCCTCCCCGGGGTGGCGCAGGTCGCGATCCAGGGCGGCAAGTACGCCGCCAAGCAGATCATGGCCGAGGTCGAGAAGGGCAGGTCCTCCGCCGAGCGGCCGCCGTTCAAGTACTTCGACAAGGGCTCCATGGCCACCGTGTCGCGCTACAGCGCGGTGGTGAAGGTGGGCAAGTTGGAGATCTCGGGCTTCATCGCGTGGGTGATGTGGCTCGTGGTGCACCTCGCCTACCTCATCGGCTTCAAGAACCGACTCACCACCATGTTCTCCTGGGGTATGCACATGGGCGGCGACCACCGCTCGCAGTTGACGTCGACCCAGCAGTGGGTCTACGGCCGACAGGCCATCGAGCGGGTCGCGGCCCAGGACAAGGCCCTGTCGGCGGAGGAGGCCCGCGACCGGGCTGTGGAGACCACGTCGATCAGCGACTGA
- a CDS encoding class I SAM-dependent methyltransferase: MVRLEPQTVDLDRWPALAEPDGTGGQAAGEVAQALRRSTRELGLRIDYPDSTAAGEYDAPVRMVLGNPERFWARLASAGVLGLGESYMAGEWTTTDLGAVIGTLGPWIAGNADCAHPGERAYGREGRGTPGGGRRRGGPVAVELEDSVPGALTSLYTDETMSTSGAVFASGARTRTRMEDGTDVVHLEVPASPPRRNDLGDAQRRSADTLLSLAGVGAGSRALVATPGWGELPMRAAERGAHVRTMTASTERLSALGSRFAAAGLDDEITLFLGGPADARGTVDAVVAVDPGVTAGFAGYAEVLDAAERLLADGGRLAIAAVVSAERPRPAVVELAAWGSRYVSEAGPVVSWTELVAAIERSPRLQLLGRIESTSHHAETVRLWSETFAHRGRDAAALGFDAVYRRMWAFHLASLEAGLHRGWLESVQVVATAKSTLTRREWPPTS; this comes from the coding sequence GTGGTCAGACTCGAACCGCAGACCGTCGACCTCGATCGGTGGCCCGCGCTCGCGGAGCCGGACGGGACAGGCGGACAGGCCGCGGGTGAGGTCGCCCAGGCGCTGCGGAGGTCGACCCGGGAGCTCGGCCTGAGGATCGACTACCCGGACTCGACGGCGGCGGGGGAGTACGACGCTCCCGTACGCATGGTGTTGGGGAACCCCGAGCGCTTCTGGGCGCGCCTCGCCTCGGCCGGGGTCCTGGGCCTGGGCGAGTCGTACATGGCCGGCGAGTGGACGACCACCGACCTCGGGGCGGTCATCGGGACCCTCGGCCCCTGGATCGCCGGCAACGCCGATTGCGCCCACCCGGGCGAGCGTGCCTACGGGCGCGAAGGTCGCGGAACCCCCGGTGGTGGGCGCAGGCGCGGGGGGCCGGTGGCGGTGGAGCTCGAGGATTCCGTTCCCGGGGCGCTCACCTCGCTGTACACCGACGAGACGATGTCGACCTCGGGCGCGGTGTTCGCCTCCGGTGCACGCACCCGCACACGGATGGAAGACGGAACCGACGTGGTCCACCTGGAGGTCCCGGCGTCGCCGCCACGGCGCAACGATCTGGGTGATGCCCAGAGGCGTTCGGCCGACACACTTCTCTCCCTGGCGGGTGTCGGAGCAGGGTCTCGGGCCCTCGTCGCCACGCCGGGGTGGGGCGAACTGCCGATGCGGGCCGCCGAGCGCGGCGCTCACGTGCGGACCATGACCGCCTCGACCGAGCGTCTGTCGGCCCTCGGCTCGAGATTCGCCGCGGCGGGACTCGATGACGAGATCACCCTCTTCCTGGGTGGTCCTGCGGATGCGCGGGGGACCGTCGACGCGGTGGTCGCGGTCGACCCCGGCGTCACGGCGGGATTCGCCGGTTACGCGGAGGTGCTGGACGCAGCCGAGAGGCTCCTGGCGGATGGCGGCAGACTCGCGATAGCGGCGGTGGTCTCCGCGGAGCGCCCCAGGCCCGCGGTCGTCGAGCTCGCGGCGTGGGGCTCGCGCTACGTCTCCGAGGCGGGGCCCGTGGTGTCCTGGACGGAACTGGTGGCGGCCATCGAACGATCACCGCGCCTGCAACTACTCGGGCGGATCGAGTCAACTTCGCACCACGCGGAGACGGTGCGGTTGTGGTCCGAGACGTTCGCGCACCGGGGGCGGGATGCGGCGGCCCTGGGATTCGACGCCGTCTACCGCCGGATGTGGGCGTTCCACCTCGCGTCCCTCGAGGCCGGGTTGCACCGGGGCTGGCTCGAATCCGTACAGGTGGTCGCGACCGCGAAAAGCACCCTGACTCGTCGGGAATGGCCGCCGACATCCTAA
- a CDS encoding nitroreductase family deazaflavin-dependent oxidoreductase, whose translation MSNFLTPLAVWFGRQDATRENSHLVVTVDKWMTRISGGRVPLLRVAGLPTLTLHVPGRKTGELRDTPLLCASWRNGLVIVGSNWGGEKMPAWVHNLRAAGAGEVDMSVYGARLTVDVREVSEDERASAWDAAVRVWPNYEIYATRTTRNLPIFHLTPRL comes from the coding sequence ATGAGTAACTTTCTCACCCCGCTCGCGGTCTGGTTCGGGCGTCAGGACGCCACGCGGGAGAACTCCCATCTCGTGGTGACGGTCGACAAGTGGATGACCAGGATCTCCGGTGGCAGGGTCCCGCTGCTCCGCGTGGCGGGACTACCCACCCTCACGTTGCACGTCCCGGGGCGGAAAACCGGTGAGCTGCGCGACACGCCTCTACTGTGCGCGTCGTGGCGCAACGGCCTGGTGATCGTCGGCTCCAACTGGGGAGGCGAGAAGATGCCCGCGTGGGTGCACAACCTCCGTGCGGCGGGGGCGGGCGAGGTCGACATGTCGGTCTACGGCGCCAGGCTCACCGTGGACGTGCGCGAGGTGTCCGAGGACGAGCGGGCCTCGGCCTGGGATGCCGCCGTGAGGGTGTGGCCCAACTACGAGATCTACGCCACGCGCACGACCAGGAACCTGCCGATCTTCCACCTGACGCCCAGGCTCTGA
- a CDS encoding MaoC family dehydratase yields MTADQYDTFDTTIDDRFLDDYTEGGRYRFGEESVDADEIVEFARRYDPQSIHTDPEAAAGGPFGGLIASGWQTAALMMRLFADNYLTSVASLASPGIDELRWVRPLRPGDRLTLVCETTGVRPSRSKPDRGVLTTDVTLINQDGEPVLTATALNMVARR; encoded by the coding sequence ATGACCGCAGATCAGTACGACACCTTCGACACCACGATCGACGACAGATTCCTCGACGACTACACGGAGGGGGGCCGGTACCGGTTCGGCGAGGAGTCCGTGGACGCCGACGAGATCGTGGAGTTCGCCCGCCGGTACGACCCGCAGAGCATCCACACCGATCCGGAGGCGGCGGCCGGGGGGCCGTTCGGAGGCCTGATCGCGAGCGGCTGGCAGACGGCCGCGCTCATGATGCGCCTGTTCGCCGACAACTACCTCACCAGTGTCGCGAGCCTGGCCTCACCCGGGATCGACGAACTCCGCTGGGTCAGGCCCCTCCGCCCCGGTGACCGGCTCACCCTTGTCTGCGAGACGACCGGTGTCCGCCCCTCGAGGAGCAAACCGGACCGGGGGGTGCTCACCACGGATGTGACGCTGATCAACCAGGACGGCGAACCGGTGCTGACCGCCACTGCACTCAACATGGTCGCCCGCCGCTGA
- a CDS encoding thioesterase family protein, whose product MAYFDRLDDRRFHPTSHTTGAWDPAVQHIGPSFGLLVNEVERDLRCRRDGPMAISRLTYEILGTVPMDPVSVDVQVVRPGRTIELVEATYGLPGRVGVRLRAWLQQPRDTSGVEGVGFDPIPGPSEMARWDPTSVWQGGYLASAEVRRESVGPGRARYWVRTDVPLVARETVSTLARSAALFDIANGLAVRASPEDVQFPNIDLTAHLLREPRGDWLGFDTRVSFGPGGLGLTASVLHDEAGPIGTLAQTLTVRPATAGS is encoded by the coding sequence GTGGCGTATTTCGATCGACTCGATGACCGTCGGTTCCACCCGACGTCGCACACCACCGGGGCGTGGGATCCGGCGGTACAGCACATCGGCCCCTCGTTCGGGCTGCTCGTGAACGAGGTGGAGCGTGACCTGCGATGTCGGCGGGACGGTCCCATGGCGATCTCGCGACTGACCTACGAGATCCTCGGCACCGTGCCCATGGACCCGGTGTCGGTGGACGTGCAGGTCGTCAGACCGGGGCGCACGATCGAACTCGTGGAGGCCACCTACGGTCTCCCGGGCCGGGTGGGTGTCCGTCTGCGTGCCTGGTTGCAGCAACCGCGGGACACCTCAGGAGTCGAGGGAGTCGGCTTCGACCCGATCCCGGGACCGTCCGAGATGGCGCGGTGGGACCCCACCTCGGTGTGGCAGGGCGGGTACCTGGCGTCCGCGGAGGTTCGACGGGAGTCGGTCGGACCGGGTCGGGCACGGTACTGGGTCCGAACCGACGTCCCGTTGGTCGCGCGGGAGACGGTGAGCACGCTAGCCAGGTCGGCGGCCCTGTTCGACATCGCCAACGGTTTGGCGGTCCGCGCGTCTCCCGAGGACGTGCAGTTCCCTAACATCGACCTCACCGCTCACCTCCTGCGCGAGCCGCGAGGGGACTGGCTCGGGTTCGACACCCGGGTGAGTTTCGGCCCGGGCGGGCTCGGGCTCACGGCGAGCGTCCTGCACGACGAGGCGGGCCCGATCGGAACCCTCGCACAGACCCTCACCGTCCGCCCCGCCACTGCCGGTTCGTAG
- a CDS encoding hemolysin family protein — protein sequence MTLLMLLLGIIAILAIIAVNGYFVAQEFAYMSVDRNRLKALSEAGDVAAQRALKVTQRTSFMLSGAQLGITVTGLLVGYVAEPLVGESLGTLLGVVGVPAAVSVTVGTVLALVVATVVQMIFGELYPKNLAIASPEPLARGLARSTTVYLTVFGWLIVVFDRAANLLLKMVGVTPVYDLDSTATAEDLERIVADARDSGDLPENLSVLIDRILDFPDRTVEHAMVPRPQTSVVGPDDTVGELRAMMASGHTRYPVVSENLEPLGVVQLADLLREGVQVDSLVSEIMRPPVVFPSLMSLPHALSTLTRSKTQLAAVVDEYGGFAGVLTLEDLAEELVGELTDEHDTEPESVIALVDEGCWRMDGDVHVDEAERALGHELPHGDFETMAGLTISAHGELPEVGQTVRVELPIEPRELIAEKPVQFALDIEVLDVTRLVPGELLVRLVDIAEDPAERSGDDEPRDVGQGGEL from the coding sequence ATGACCCTCCTGATGCTGTTGCTGGGGATCATCGCGATCCTGGCCATCATCGCCGTGAACGGCTACTTCGTGGCCCAGGAATTCGCCTACATGTCCGTGGACAGGAACAGGCTCAAGGCGCTGTCCGAGGCGGGAGATGTCGCCGCGCAGCGAGCGCTGAAGGTCACGCAACGAACGTCCTTCATGCTCTCGGGCGCCCAGTTGGGAATCACGGTCACCGGCCTGCTGGTCGGGTACGTTGCCGAACCCCTGGTCGGAGAATCGCTGGGGACCCTCCTGGGCGTGGTCGGTGTTCCCGCGGCGGTCAGCGTCACGGTGGGCACCGTCCTGGCGTTGGTGGTCGCCACCGTGGTGCAGATGATCTTCGGTGAGCTGTATCCCAAGAACCTGGCGATCGCCAGCCCGGAGCCCCTGGCCCGCGGTCTGGCTCGGTCGACCACCGTCTACCTGACAGTGTTCGGCTGGCTCATCGTGGTGTTCGACCGGGCGGCCAACCTCCTGCTCAAGATGGTCGGGGTCACACCGGTCTACGATCTGGACTCCACGGCCACGGCCGAGGACCTCGAACGAATCGTGGCGGACGCGCGGGACAGCGGAGATCTGCCGGAGAACCTGTCCGTTCTCATCGACCGGATCCTGGACTTCCCGGACCGGACGGTGGAGCACGCGATGGTCCCGCGGCCCCAGACCAGCGTGGTCGGTCCGGACGACACCGTCGGCGAGCTACGGGCGATGATGGCCTCGGGACACACGAGGTACCCGGTGGTCTCGGAGAATCTGGAGCCGCTGGGGGTCGTTCAGTTGGCGGATCTCCTCCGCGAGGGTGTGCAGGTCGACTCCCTGGTGTCGGAGATCATGCGCCCACCGGTGGTCTTCCCCTCGTTGATGTCCCTGCCTCACGCACTGTCGACCCTGACCCGGTCGAAGACCCAGCTCGCGGCGGTGGTCGACGAGTACGGGGGATTCGCGGGCGTGTTGACGTTGGAGGATCTGGCGGAGGAGTTGGTCGGCGAGTTGACCGACGAGCACGACACGGAACCCGAGTCCGTCATCGCGCTCGTGGACGAGGGGTGTTGGCGGATGGACGGCGACGTCCATGTCGACGAGGCCGAGAGGGCGCTCGGGCATGAGCTCCCACACGGCGACTTCGAGACCATGGCGGGGTTGACGATCTCCGCCCATGGCGAGCTCCCCGAGGTGGGACAGACCGTGCGCGTGGAACTGCCGATCGAGCCCCGGGAGCTGATAGCCGAGAAACCGGTTCAGTTCGCATTGGACATCGAGGTCCTCGACGTGACCCGGCTGGTGCCGGGTGAGTTGCTGGTCCGGTTGGTGGATATCGCGGAGGATCCCGCGGAGCGATCCGGCGACGACGAACCACGAGATGTGGGACAGGGGGGTGAACTGTGA
- a CDS encoding CNNM domain-containing protein: MDNPLVVAVITVALIVLSAFFVVIEFALLGARKHRLEKDAERSASARAALRGINELTVMLAGAQLGITACTFALGAVTKPAVDAWLGPVLTSWGAPAQVAGGAAFALSLLFVTFLHLVVGEMAPKSWAIAHPEFSAKFIGLPSRGFIWVFRPLLWWVNEVANRLVSASGVTPVERAAVGGQDAATIRQLVEHSASVGALDETFSSPLTGALGLDQLTVGSLVNTDKEPTAVAADATVAQVQEAAARTGHMRILLLDGTSAPEVVHVRDTLLEQEDSPARDLARPVMLLDTRTPVYEALAVSRERSEQLAAVMEHDRFVGVITISDILRHILPEEAEPVG, encoded by the coding sequence ATGGACAATCCGTTGGTCGTCGCTGTGATCACCGTGGCACTGATCGTCCTGAGCGCCTTCTTCGTGGTGATCGAGTTCGCGCTTCTGGGAGCTCGCAAACACCGGCTGGAGAAGGACGCGGAGCGGAGCGCCTCGGCGCGGGCGGCCCTCCGGGGGATCAACGAGCTGACGGTCATGCTCGCGGGAGCCCAATTGGGAATCACGGCCTGTACCTTCGCCCTGGGTGCGGTCACCAAGCCGGCTGTCGACGCCTGGCTCGGGCCGGTCCTCACCTCCTGGGGTGCACCGGCGCAGGTGGCCGGCGGCGCCGCGTTCGCGCTGTCCCTGCTGTTCGTGACCTTCCTGCACCTGGTGGTGGGGGAGATGGCTCCGAAGTCGTGGGCCATCGCGCACCCGGAGTTCTCCGCCAAGTTCATCGGGCTTCCGTCCCGGGGCTTCATCTGGGTGTTCCGGCCGCTCCTCTGGTGGGTGAACGAGGTCGCCAACCGACTTGTCTCCGCCAGTGGTGTGACCCCGGTCGAGCGGGCCGCGGTGGGAGGACAGGATGCCGCCACGATCCGGCAACTCGTCGAGCACTCGGCGTCGGTCGGGGCCCTTGACGAGACGTTCAGTTCCCCGCTGACCGGGGCGCTCGGACTCGATCAGCTCACGGTGGGTTCCCTCGTGAACACCGACAAGGAACCCACTGCGGTGGCCGCCGATGCCACCGTGGCGCAGGTTCAGGAGGCCGCGGCCCGGACGGGGCACATGCGCATTCTCCTTCTCGACGGGACCTCCGCTCCGGAGGTGGTGCACGTGCGGGACACGCTCCTGGAGCAGGAGGACAGCCCGGCCCGGGATCTGGCCCGCCCCGTGATGCTGCTCGACACCCGTACGCCGGTCTACGAAGCGCTCGCGGTGTCGCGGGAGAGGAGCGAGCAGCTCGCCGCGGTGATGGAACACGACCGGTTCGTCGGGGTGATCACGATCTCTGACATCCTGCGCCATATCCTCCCCGAGGAGGCCGAACCGGTCGGCTGA
- a CDS encoding GNAT family N-acetyltransferase has product MPTDVRVATPADATSLGGLLHDFNTEFDCPTPSAAEAAGRFERLLRREDVLAVVAGITDGRAPGADVGFAFLTLRPTPYWDGPLAQLEDLYIRPDLRAAGIGTAVLHRSVSEVRKRGCDEILINVDSDDVDARRFYERHGFSDRDPDTGSGMRCYLRRL; this is encoded by the coding sequence GTGCCGACGGACGTACGCGTGGCGACGCCGGCGGACGCCACGTCACTCGGGGGCCTCCTCCACGACTTCAACACCGAGTTCGACTGCCCCACCCCGAGCGCTGCCGAGGCCGCGGGACGATTCGAACGACTACTCCGGCGTGAGGACGTCCTCGCCGTCGTCGCCGGGATCACCGACGGCCGCGCGCCCGGCGCCGACGTCGGCTTCGCGTTCCTCACCCTGCGGCCGACCCCGTACTGGGACGGTCCGCTCGCCCAGCTGGAGGACCTCTACATTCGTCCAGACCTCCGAGCGGCCGGCATCGGAACTGCGGTGCTGCACCGGTCCGTGTCCGAGGTCCGAAAGCGAGGTTGCGACGAGATACTCATCAACGTGGACTCGGACGACGTCGACGCCCGGCGGTTCTACGAACGTCACGGGTTCTCCGACCGCGACCCGGATACGGGTTCCGGGATGCGGTGCTACCTGCGTCGGTTGTAG
- a CDS encoding cupin yields the protein MTNVTDTADRILARAADAPHGRHAEIIVREGPLRQSLLALTAGTELEEHNSPPAASLYLLRGAVQVTGETTVDVAAGELHTLTHHRHAVKALEDSVFLLTTVTSIEGQGSHTEAPSA from the coding sequence ATGACCAACGTGACCGACACCGCTGATCGCATCCTCGCCCGAGCCGCGGACGCCCCGCACGGCCGACACGCCGAGATCATCGTGCGCGAGGGCCCTCTCCGCCAGTCCCTGTTGGCGCTGACGGCGGGCACCGAACTCGAAGAGCACAACTCGCCGCCGGCTGCGAGCCTCTACCTTCTCCGCGGGGCGGTACAGGTGACCGGTGAGACGACGGTCGACGTCGCGGCCGGCGAGCTCCACACCCTCACCCATCACCGGCACGCCGTTAAGGCCCTGGAGGACTCGGTCTTCCTGCTCACCACCGTCACCAGCATCGAGGGACAGGGCAGCCACACCGAAGCGCCGTCAGCCTGA
- a CDS encoding potassium channel family protein — MSIALTVVGFVIIAIGLGDMFRALLHPRGEGDLSNAVISALWATSRRLGHRLGSAVGPAGMVLTVLVWVLLQGLGWALIYLPHVPGGFTYDPGIDPGRYPDVIEALYVSFVTLATLGFGDMVATEPFIRALAPLEALVGFAVLTAALTWFMQIYPPLTRRRALAMRLHGLAAAGVAEAVPTLPADMLTRVLGELASEIDVVCVDLSQHSETYYFQEENPRQSLSRQIHYALELRDAAAAKAEVETGVGTAMLSASLDNVAESLRGFVRVADHADLQQVFRAYAADHARSARD, encoded by the coding sequence GTGAGTATCGCCTTGACGGTGGTCGGATTCGTGATCATCGCGATCGGGTTGGGGGACATGTTCCGTGCCTTGTTGCACCCGCGAGGAGAGGGGGACCTCAGCAACGCGGTGATATCGGCTCTGTGGGCGACTTCGCGGCGACTCGGTCACCGGCTCGGATCGGCAGTCGGGCCCGCGGGAATGGTGCTCACCGTCCTGGTCTGGGTGCTCCTGCAGGGGCTGGGATGGGCGCTGATCTACCTACCGCACGTTCCCGGGGGGTTCACCTACGATCCGGGTATCGATCCCGGTCGCTACCCCGATGTCATCGAGGCCCTCTACGTCTCGTTCGTGACCCTGGCGACCCTGGGATTCGGGGACATGGTGGCCACCGAGCCCTTCATACGAGCACTGGCTCCGCTGGAGGCGCTGGTGGGATTCGCCGTATTGACGGCGGCGCTGACCTGGTTCATGCAGATCTATCCGCCGCTCACCCGTCGCAGGGCGTTGGCGATGCGGCTCCACGGACTGGCGGCGGCCGGTGTCGCCGAGGCGGTTCCGACACTTCCCGCGGACATGCTCACCCGGGTGTTGGGGGAGCTCGCATCGGAGATCGACGTCGTGTGCGTGGACCTGAGTCAGCACTCGGAGACGTACTACTTTCAGGAGGAGAACCCGAGGCAGTCGTTGTCGCGCCAGATCCACTACGCACTGGAGCTGAGGGATGCGGCGGCAGCCAAGGCGGAGGTGGAGACGGGTGTCGGAACGGCGATGCTCTCGGCATCCCTGGACAACGTCGCGGAATCACTGCGGGGATTCGTCCGCGTGGCGGACCATGCGGATCTCCAGCAGGTCTTCCGGGCCTACGCCGCGGACCACGCGCGGAGCGCTCGCGACTGA